Genomic window (Argopecten irradians isolate NY chromosome 2, Ai_NY, whole genome shotgun sequence):
caaaaaaaatcagttggctagtaaattatTTAACTAATTTGtttcaaatatcaggtgaccattaaggcccatggacctcttgttaaCATCTAAGTATCTAAAAAAAGTTTATCATCCATTATAGTGTACCGTGActacaaaatttgttttacaaaataaatgttgGGGTGTAACATATTTTGCTTGAAAACATCGTAACGGCATAGTGTAAAccttattattatatttcatcaacGTAAGAAAACTTATTTAAAGTTACAGTGAAGACCACTATGATACATATCATCATTTGTAGAAGATTATGGCTGCTTGTCTAGATAAAGCTACGTATACTGTGTAGAAATTTAAACAATACTCATGTTAACAACATTGTGTtaaactttatataattatatttcagaCCATTTACTATTACATCAGGACCATTTATATATCGAAATGTTTAATATGGAATTCACAGACCAAAGAGAATCATCCAAGCGAATGTCTCGACACCTAGACCATATGGAAGCAGTGGGCCCAGCAGAAACAGTCAATATTCGTCGTTTAATGCACTATTTAGTATATGGATCTCGCAATCACCAGCTGGAAATTTTTCCAACCGGTTCAAACGCAGAAGAATTCAACTTTGATACTTCCGATACTGATCTAATGTTAGTATTCCAAAACTCGATAGTAATTCAAGAACATGAAAGGTTTCCAGACGGAGATAAAACAGTTTTTGTAATGGACAAGGCCGACTGTAGACCCGGGTTTACATTACTCAAACCTCTGCATCTTCGACTGAATGAGCAACGGGACATTACAAATGCACATGTACATTTCCGAAATTCTTGTTATCTTTCAAGTGTTGTACTCGTAAGCAACACGATGTTTTCTGGAGCTCGCCTACATGGGCCTTGTTCAATGCGAATTTGTTCTTGTTCAAAACGTCATGAGACGGATTTCGCGTTTTCTTTCCATTGCCTGTCGTGGCCGGATGACCTGAGTGACTTCAGATCTCGAACCAAGTATTCTATATGGCCAGAACATCTGGTCAACCGTATCATTCAAGGCGATTGCCACTTTGTAGCGATAGGTGACAAACATTCAGATCTGTTTGGAATGCAGTGGCGGATTTCGTTCGCGAAAGCTGAAAAGTGTCTTGTGATGTCATTCAATCACGTTCAGTTTAAAACGTATGCTTTACTGAAAACTTTCCTCAAACAGGTAATTGAACGAGACACAAGCATTAAAGACTCTCTCTGTTCTTACttcatgaaaataattgtatttcatGCAATAGAACATTGCGAAAGTTCTATGTGGGTAGATGAAAATGTACTCAATTGTTTTCGTTTTTGCTTCACCATTCTCATTGAatttgtaaatactgtatattttcCTAATTATTTCATTCTCACAAACAACATGTTCCTTTCAAAGGTTTTTGGTAGAAGTAGGCGAAAGCTGCTTTTTGTGCTAAGTAGATACCAACGTATGGGATTGACATGTCTAAGTCTCTGTCCAAGTCTTGGGGGCACATTATATTGTCCGACAGATGACAATCGTCACGCCCTTGTGGTTGAATACCATCTAGATTCTTATGTTCACCAAAAAATGTGTAGCTAATTTGTTCATGATATCAATAACGTCATTCAAAACATAACAACAGTCATTTAATATTCATTGCATGATACAAATCTTTATGTAGAATTGGCTTTCTTGATGTCTTTTCTAATTAAAACATCTATaaggcatatacatgtatctgattgTAACCACATGTGTTTGCGCTCTAACAGATTCCAATATAGCCAGTTCAGGAAGCATAGACGCATGCTACAAATAGCATCCGCCACAGACGTCTGTCGAGGACAGTCAACACTGGCCAAATTTTTACTACAATACTGGATGTTACAACAAAGCTCTTGAAGCAGCAGAACGACTGCTGTCTTTATGTTATACGCGTTATATAGACATAGTAGTCAAAGGGTATacaaaactacaaaaaacaAACTTGTaccaatatacatataatattgaactTTCGAAAAGGCATTTTATCCACAGGAACTTGAGCTTAAAGTAATTCACAACCATGGAGTTGAACTTTCATCCCTGCCGTATGCTTTATTCTTGCTGGTGCTATCTAGTTACAGACTCGGTGAAATTTACATTTCTCGAGCTTACTTGGCCGAGCTATTAGAATTACAAACTGTTGATCAGGGAACTGAATGTCCTATAATACACAATATGATCGGGATTTGTCACCAACTTCTGGGCAATACAACACTGGCCCTTCAGGTTTTCGAGACGTCATGTCGGCGTTATTCAGAGAATATGGCTGCTGCCGTTCGGATTTCTGATCTTTGTGAAACCGTCTTTGATCAAAGTGCAATTGACATTCTGGACTACTGTAATGTTAGAAGCCGATGTCAAAGCTCTGCAAGCGAGCAAAATGACGACAAAGATGAAAATGTAAACAGTTTTAATTGCACAAAAGTTATGTACAATGTCGACCCAGTTAGCTTTGTAGCAATGTCTTAAAATGTGAGTTTGAATGTACGTAAAGTATTCAGTGGCCAGTAGCAGCTCACTGGTGGTGTCAACAGGGACACACTGTGGATTAACTGTCTACATAGAGCTCCGGGAATGGTATGTGTAGAAATGACATAGAACATCATGAATACTTATGCATTGACTAAAGCAAAGGCATAAGGAGCTTGTCTGTGTGTGTCTGGTATAAGACCATTCGCTCTGAATcctgtaaatatgtattttctcTTGACCAGTAGGAAGGTATTCGTATCCAACGCAGAAGGAACACATTTGTGCCCTGAACAGTATAGCGATAAATGGCTCTGAGCAATAGGCACCTACACTGAATATATGCCCTGAACACACTTGTGGTTGGACTATGGCATAGGGGCATATATATGTTCTAAACTAATAAAATCGTATGATTCACTCATTTACtgtatcttatatattttagcTTGGTTAAAAGCTACAATTTTTACtcttttttgttttcatgctTACATCACTCAATTCCTTTGGTGGGGTTTGGCGGAGTTTGTGGCTTGGACACAGTAATGTTTCTCAAGTGTCCATGCGAACTTCCTCCGCCAAGTGGCGTAAAGTTTGCACCCCACCTGCGTATTTTGTGAATGGTTTTCTTTGTTTAATGaccttttgttgttatgttatatatgttttatatattttattcaagtCGTTTTGTGGTAATAAAACGGCCAATTTTCAATTCACATTGGATttcttgttttgatttcagttgAGTGATGTTAGGAGAATCACACAtcataaaatcataattaaataCTAAGtcaatttaattacatttatgatgtgaattacatatgtaatgttgtattttacatgtttatattaCACTATTTTCTTCGCGGAGGGATTTGTTTCCTTTGGTACTCTGTAAGGGATCTAGCCTCTTTACCGTTTGAGCGCATGAATTCCGATCACGTGACTGCGGTTAGCGTCACTTCAGATATCAGCGCAGAGGCCATAGGTAAGATTCCCCTTTTCATGTTTTACCCACCTCCATCCCCTTAAGCGCCTTCCAAgaattttattttggtgttaatacaatttttttattttggtgttaaTACAAATTTCTGGGCTTTTGGTGCCAATTTCTATCAATTTACATCTGGTCTTCTGTGTTTTTGCACCActttttaatgtacatgtatgtatttgaaGTCTGTTCTTCTGTGGTTTTGCACCACTTTTTAATGTATGTATTTGGTGGGATTGCAAGGCGTAAAGTTTGCGCCCCACCTGCATATTTTGTGAATGGTTTTCTTTGTTTAATGACCTTTTGTTGTTATGGGTCATTGTTAtgcaatatatgttttatatattttattcaagtCGTTTTGTGGTAATAAAACGGCAAATTTTCAATTCACATTGGAtttcttgttttgattttagtTGAGTGATGTTAGGAGAATCACACATCATAAAGACATATTTGTGCATTGGATAGTAGGGAGATAATTGTACCCTTTATAGTAGTAATATACAGCATTTCCTGCACATTATgaaaacatactatatatatacttttcatGAGCAAAATAATTAGACCTGTTTACTGTGGcattatataactttaataaagaaaatgtgtgttGTTTTCAAGTTCAGTTCGGACCgttggtaattatataaattgcaggacacaaaacgaagaattcatgtggaatttgtttttctcttgtattgtatttctttctcatatatcaaacatatgtggcacattacatagaaataaaatgaaagttcactcgtattggtaatccaataTGTAGACACCGAATTAGTTGtccgtagatggcgatccaCCTTATAAAAGTTCAGAGTTGgaataatgttcacacacagttcactatttggtaatccaagaaatatccgTAGTGACCGCCTTGAAGGTTGGGAATCCAACTGATGTTCATAAATCAGGCATgggtttttataataaaatgaccattgtccgataggtaaacccggatgtaatcaagatcaatagcataaagatattatcacaattaaacgacttgacaatatatcggcagtttgatatgaaatatatctacttaagcttatcaatgacaccattgcctcaaggaaggttataaacactttgacatgtgaatactatatgtaattgtcggtcactccacaaaaataagaccacaatgccttagggtagattttaaacttgtcaacacatctataggtaaaatatacaattatatgacaacaaagaacatctcaaatttctctatgacaaCTTCCTTCTCGCTCAGGAAGACTCTGTCCCAGAGTCTAACTTATTTGTCAAACAAGTCAGTGTTGATAATCTAAATACACCTAGGCTTTTCTCAACTGTATAACGTGCATTCAATAGATTGTCCATCAAATTAACACACATGTAATAAAAGTGGATACTGTTGTTTTCAAGAGACTGTCATTGGATTTCATTGACTCCTTCAAATCTAGAAGTATAATTAGCTTAAGCTTAAGCATGGGTTAGCAAAAACTGCTAAAACTTAATAGTAACCAAATTGGTTTCCAAAATTTCCTCGACTTCGATTTGGCCGAAATGGTTGGTTATGATTGGGAGGTGcgtaattttgacaattttgtcgaGACGTTTGAGAATTTACAAGCAAATTTTCTCTTTCGAAATTCTGAATCGTGCTTTCAAGATTAGCGATTGTTTCCTTATATTTTGTGATGTCTTTTTCAAGACGAGCTATTTGACCAGATTTATCAtcgtttcttttttcaaaaaatgcattCTCCCGTTTTAAACGCTCATGTTCACTCTGATACAAATTAAACGTTTCTGCAAAGCTGACTCTTAACTCattagtataagtttgattctCGTTTAGTTCTAATTTCAAGCGTTCATTTTCAGCTTCAAGATTTTCTTTGGTGCTTTTGAGCTCTTTAATTTCCAGCTCGTTTTCATTTGTGCCAATTTTGCTTTTGATCTGTGGTACAATTTGTACttgaatttgatttcttttgtttatttttgtgaattctGAGTCAGAAAGGTCCGAAAATGGAAATTCACATACTATTGATTTTCGCGAGATGAACTCTGACATGCGTTTTGCGTCCCTGCTTTtatgaaatttactttttgatttatgattttggttTGATTGGTCCGAAATTGGGCGCTTTGAAAAACAAGCCCGTGAGAAATGTCCGAATTTGCCACATCTGAAACATTGGGCTGATTTTGCCTGACAAGTGATTTTAACGTGCTCTTGATAACAATGGAATACCCACTTACCACATCTAAAACACTGATTCCGATGCGACGATTTTGGCCTGATAGATGACATCGGGGGTTCCTGGTGTCTTGTAGCCGTTGTTTGGCAGGCGTCGTCGGATGAACGTGTCCATCTTCGGTTGAAAGGTAGATTTGGTAGAAACGTTGTTCGTGTCGTTGAGGGGAATGCTCTTTGGTACGACATTTCATTTCGGTATGTGGTATCCATTGTTGAAATGCGGAGCAGATTTGTGGCAACAGTACTAGTCTTGGTGCTCCAAGGTTGGGGTCTCGCTGAGGTTCCCGGGGATCTTGTACGTAACTTGGCTTAACTGTGGCAAGTTACTCCGAATTCTCTCAccaattttaataaagaaaatgtgtgggtttttttaagtTCAGATAGGACCgttggtaatgatatatattgcaggacacaaaacgaagaattcaattggtatttgattttctcttgtattgtatttctttctcatatatcaaacaaatgtggcacattacatataaataaaaagaaagttCACTCTTATTGGTAATCCAATATGTAGACACCGAATAAGTTGTCCGCAGATGGCGATCCACCTTATTTTATATAGAAGTTCAgaatttgaataatgttcacacacaCAGGTCACTATTtggtaatccaagaaatatccgTAGTGACCGCTTTGAAGGTTGGGATTCCAACTGATGTTCATAAATCAGGCATgggtttttataataaaatgaccattgtccgataggtaaacccggatgtaatcaagatcaatagcataaagatattatcacaattaaacgacTTGAAAATATATCGgcagtttgatatgaaatatatctacttaagcttatcaatgacaccattgcctcaaggaaggttataaacactttgacatgtgaatactatatgtaattgtcggtcactccacaaaaataagaccacaatgccttagggtagattttaaacttgtcaacacatctataggtaaaatatacaattatatgacaacaaagaacatctcaaatttctctatgacaTAACTATTACCACAAGTTGAAACAACTTATTTAACTATTAtcataattctttttttttctaagaaattttcaaaactaaTGGCTTCTGAGACTGAACATTTATTCATTAATACAGACTTATGCAacacataaatgatatttcaaactTACTTATTTAGATACTCATAGTAAGGTataaagtcaatatatatattcagacaATGCAAACTGGTGTAATTGAGCGTCACCTGAGTACAAATTGCTATGACGAAAAAGGAAACTGATTTTgaatgaataaaattatttttgttttgcataaattggttaaaaatgttttgatttaatttggTTTGATAATTACTTTTTGTGTGAACCTTACGTTTATTAGAACCTTTCTAATAAGTACTAGTCTTTCAGGTAGAAGGGCTTTACAGAGAAAGACAAAGTtacaaaaaagaaaagaaaaccgTCATGGAAATGAGATATTTTTTACTTCATTATTTCAGTCacatttattacaaattatgCATAAGTAAAATTTATAAGCAAtgttcatgtgattttttttagatcATCTGATCCGAAAGGTCAGGGATACTTATAGTCACCATGCTTCTTCCGTCGTTGTCCGCCGTCCTCCGTGCGTTaacttcttctcgagttctaccggtgtgatttggctgaaacttgcctgaaattatcctgacatggtcccgacaaagtgttgttatttttttgggttgatcaaaaatccaagatggcagctacAGCCGCAATAGTgataatacattttgaactttttctcaagtaCTACCTTTgcaatttgactgaaacttgccaaaaatgatcctgacatggtcccaacaaagtgttgttatttttcgggttgataggaaatccaagatggccactttcgccgccatcttgaaaacacattttgaacttctcaagttctacctctgcgatttggctgaaacctgcctgaaatgatcctggtATGatctcgacaaagtgttgttacatcacTGGTTCatcccaaattgaagatggctaccatgacactatatctattTGATTTCCTATATGACATTTGGCAAGGTAGTctgatgaccgttaaggccctttggcctcttgtttatgttACTCGTTGACATTTGACCGGGAAAATGTTGATGTTAGTGTCAGTGTTTGGCATTTCATTGTATCGATGAGAACAGTTCACGCAAGACCCTGTAACTGCGTCATAGTGTGGTAGACATTAAGCCGCAGGGACAGACATAACTTATAACATGACATCGATCTATCAAATTTCCTATTTCCTCTTCATTGAGTGTTTTGTGGTACCTTGATTGACACAAAcgaatatatattttcaacaaatGCAATTTGGGGGgcatttatcaataaattatgCAATCGATGTCTAGTGAATGTATATTTACCTTCTTAATTACGTGTTTATTGTCATCTGTGGTTCCCGTTGAGTGATTTTGAGTCAGTTATCAAATATGAGATGGatcataaaaaattatcaagaCTTATTACAATACATTACTTACAATTCATATGGTTTGATTTtacaaataagagctcaaaTTTTATTCGGCAGTACTACCTACAAAGTAGTAAAATGAGTACATATGGTCTAATCTACGAtttcaataaacatttttacagtgttattagtaattgtatgccttctgaaaaaaaaaccactttatggttttaaatagattactgaagaaaaataacatgtcagaaACCTAAAGATTGACTTACAGTTAATTAGGCATTGTATTATTAGGTATCCATTTCAGACTTGTGTTTGGATTGTGGTTGGGAGGAACGATGGTTTGAATGTCAACAGTTGAGATTATTTAGAGACTGAGGCTTCtatttgtgtgtacatgtatacagcagtaTAATATTGGTTAGTTGTTTAACTATGGTTTTGTACAGTGGGCTTAAAAAGAATGGTTTGGAAGGGTGGTCAATCAGTTATACCCTGGTAACGAAGTACAGAGTTTACCACCATCAGCTTGTATACCCGTTGAAAAAAATGTCcgaataacattttataaactACCAAAAATCttcaatgaaacttggcagCAATGCTGGGGACCATGTGGAGATGCATGCAGGGTATCATTTTGGCTGAAATAAGTGGGGTAACGGGGGCATAGCTGTAAACGTATTCATCTTAGCGCAGTCAGATTTTAGCACGATCGCGATATATTGTGAATTGATTTATTACCACGAATACAGGTGAGCGTAATCGGGTCGTTCAATAACGAAAacatcattttacaaaatttagcgcTGCACATAAATAAGATTTTCAAAGATAAAGAAACACCGCTAAAATAAGTACTTTTATAGTATGTAGCCACTGGCTTACAGTTCTAATTGAAGGACGATCTCTCCAGATTCCGATGTGTAATTCGCTGAGTAGTGTCGATTTGTAATTGGCTAATTGTTGTTAattgtatagtgctatatcactgacgcatTCTGACAGATATCCCGACCAGCACACATCATCTGGCCGAAGTGTTGTATCACAAGAGGTGTTCAGAAAATTCAAAAGAGAGCCAAAGTTGAAGCCTACGAATAATATAAGCgaaacatgtatttaaattcTACGACCAGTTGACTTGTGTAATGAGAGTAACATGCGCAATTCGAACAGTTCAAGTTCCGCGCAGCCAGCTAATCCTTATTGCTGTCAATAGGAGGAATCATCAAGTAAACCTAGAAATAAATTTGAGAAATGTACTTGTGCGTTATAGTGATGACAAGAAAGAGGCATTCTATACCCTGATAGTTGATTACATAAACGACATACTCATTGACTTTTTAAAGTCGGCTTCATTTTATCCCAAAGCGAAGTAAAATATGATACATGATTATAAGCTGGCCACATCCTGGTTATATTGTTACGATCTGTTTATATATTAAAGTTTGTCAATCATTTGATATGCACACAATAGAGTATCTCTATACAGTTGTACATCTGCAAAAGACCACGTGTTTATCTTTATCTGTCCACGTGTCCGTGAGGCGGAGTCCAGCTTTCTCCACAATGTTGCGTAGCTGTTCCAAAGTGTATTTGCAGCTGAATCCTTCGCCTTCGTGGAAATATAGTCTTTCGCCCATCTTCATTGTAAAATCCATATTCAGTTGAgctgaaaaataattttgtgtctaggttaaaatttaaaaaaaataagtttttttaagTTTCGTGACGGATGTAGACACCGGAGTAGATCTATATCATACTATGATCAGGAATTATTACCCAAAGGTGAGTatcaagctaatgttaaaaatccaaTAGAAACTGCAAGGCGTAAAGTTTGCACCCCACCTGCATATTTTGTGAATGGTTTTCTTTGTTTAATGACCTTTTGTTGTTATGGGTCATTGTTAtgcaatatatgttttatatattttattcaagtCGTTTTGTGGTAATAAAACGACCAATTTTCAATTCACATTGGAtttcttgttttgattttagtTGAGTGATGTTAGGAGAATCACACATCATAAAGACATATTTGTGCATTGGATAGTAGGGAGATAATTGTACCCTTTATAGTAGTAATATACAGCATTTCCTGCACATTATgaaaacatactatatatatacttttcatGAGCAAAATAATTAGACCTGTTTACT
Coding sequences:
- the LOC138317005 gene encoding cyclic GMP-AMP synthase-like receptor 1, with amino-acid sequence MFNMEFTDQRESSKRMSRHLDHMEAVGPAETVNIRRLMHYLVYGSRNHQLEIFPTGSNAEEFNFDTSDTDLMLVFQNSIVIQEHERFPDGDKTVFVMDKADCRPGFTLLKPLHLRLNEQRDITNAHVHFRNSCYLSSVVLVSNTMFSGARLHGPCSMRICSCSKRHETDFAFSFHCLSWPDDLSDFRSRTKYSIWPEHLVNRIIQGDCHFVAIGDKHSDLFGMQWRISFAKAEKCLVMSFNHVQFKTYALLKTFLKQVIERDTSIKDSLCSYFMKIIVFHAIEHCESSMWVDENVLNCFRFCFTILIEFVNTVYFPNYFILTNNMFLSKVFGRSRRKLLFVLSRYQRMGLTCLSLCPSLGGTLYCPTDDNRHALVVEYHLDSYVHQKMCS